Part of the Sphingobium lignivorans genome is shown below.
AGGAATATGACATCACGATGGGCGGCCCCGGCCGCGCGGAAATGATCCAGCGCGCCAATGGCCGTGCCACCGTGCCGCAGATCTTCATCGACGGTCAGCATGTGGGCGGGTGCGACGATCTCATGGCGCTGGAGGCCAGCGGGAAGCTCGACGAGCGCCTCGGTCTCTGAAACGGACGACCCGAGGCATGCGGATCGCGCTGTTCCAGATGAATGCCGGTATCGACCCGCAGGCGAATGCCTCAGCGCTCGTTGCCGGTATCAAGGAGGCTGCCCGGGGCGGCGCCGGGATATTGTTTACCCCGGAAATGTCCGGCTGTCTCGACCGGGACCGGCAGCGCTCCGGAAGCGTGATTGTACACGAGGAGCAGGACGCCGTGCTCTCCGCCGTCCGGGCGGCAGCGCAGCAGGCCGGCATATGGATCCATCTTGGCTCGCTGGCGATTGCCGACGAGGGTCAGCCGGACAAGCGCCGCAACCGGGGCTATCTGATCGACCCCGCCGGGAACATCCGGGCCCGCTATGACAAGATCCACCTCTTCGATGTCGATCTGCCGACCGGCGAAAGCTGGCGGGAATCGAACAGCTATGTCGCGGGAGAGCAGCCCGTCGCCACCCAGACGCCATGGGGTCGGCTCGGACTGACGATCTGCTATGATCTGCGCTTTCCCGCCCTGTTCGGCACACTGAGTGATGCCGGCGCGGACATCATCTCGGTGCCGGCCGCATTCACGGTGCCGACCGGCGAGGCGCACTGGCATGTGCTGCTGCGCGCCCGGGCGATTGAATCGGCAAGTTTCATCGTTGCGGCGGCGCAATGCGGACGGCATGAGGATGGCCGCCACACTTATGGCCACAGCCTGGTCGTCGATCCCTGGGGCACCGTTCTTCTCGATGCAGGTCAGACGACCGGTATCCATTATGTGGACCTGACCCTCGGTCGGCTGGAAGATGTGCGAACGAGAATACCGGCCCTGCGGCATCGCAAGCCGATCGGAGACGTTGTGATTTCATGATTTCCTTCGACCTTCAATGTTCCGGCAACCACATCTTCGAAGGCTGGTTTCGATCTGGCGCCGATTATGAGGAGCAGCGCAGGGCAGGGCAAATTCACTGCCCGACCTGCGGCTGCCCGACGATTTCCAAGGCCGTTATGGCCCCGGCCGTGGCCATGAAGGGCAATCGCCACAGCGATCTTGCCGGCCGTTCCGACAAGCAACCGGCGGTCCCGCAAGATCCGCAGGCCCATGCGGAGCGCGTCCAGCACCTCCTTGATGCGCTGGCGAGCGCCCAGGCGGAAATGTTGAAGGAATCCCGCTGGGTAGGCGCCGACTTTGCCGAGCAGGCGAGGGCCATTCATTATGGGGAAGCCGAGCCCGCGATTCTCCACGGCGTCGCGAAGCCGGCGGACGCCAAGGAGATGATGGAGGAGGGGATTCCCATCGCGCCGCTTCTCGTGCCAATCGCGCCGCCTGACGAATTGCACTGAATTGCGATCGGACCGACCACAAGCTTCAGGCTGGTGGTGTGCCGGACTGTGCCCGATATTGCCGTTCTGTTCCACTTTGCGTTGACATGCCGGGTGGGCTCACATAGTCGAAAGCGGCAGAAATCAACGATTTTTGGTCATGCGCCCGTAGCTCAGCAGGATAGAGCATCAGATTCCTAATCTGGGGGCCACAGGTTCGAATCCTGTCGGGCGCACCAATCCTTAACGCGTCGGATGGCATGCGTGCTTTGACGGAGAAGCAGACATGAACTGGAGCGATCCCCGACGCGGACGTCCCGAGGGAGCGATCCTTTGACGGGGCCGACTATGGAAAACGAGCGAATGGCGCCGCCGCGCGGCGAAGCGGTGTGGCGACAGGCGCGGCTGCTCAACGTGTGGATCGACGATCTTTCGGTCCAGGAACTGGTCGAGCGCCTCGACAATGACGTGCTCTTCACCGTCAATTCCGATCATCTCTACCAGCTCCAACGCAACCCCGAGTTCGCCGCCGCTTATGCGGACGCCACCATCGTGTCGTGCGACAGCAAATATGTTAGGGGCGGCGTACTCGCCCTTGGTCGCGGTCCCATGCGCAAGGCGTGCGGATCGGATATCGTGCCGGCTTACTGGCAACATCACGCATCCAATCCCGATGTGCGGATGTTCCTTTTGGGCGCGAAGCCGGGCGTGGCGGCCATGGCGCAGGCCCGCATCAACCGTCTGGCCGGTCGTGATATCGTCGTCGGCGCGCATGGACCGTCGATGAACTTCGTCAATGACGAAGCCGAATGCGCCACGGCCATCGAGATGATCAACGCGTCAGGCGCCACCTGTCTCGTCGTGGGGCTCGGCGCGCCCAAGCAGGAAATCTGGATCAGCAAGCATCGACATCGCATGCCCGGCGTGAAGGTTTTCATGGGCGTGGGCGCAACGATCGATTATGAGGCCGAGGCCGTGGTGCGAGCGCCCAAATGGGTGCGTGCCATCGCGATGGAATGGCTCCATCGCGTGCTCAGCGATCCGAAGCGCTACGCCATGCGCTATCTGCGCAACACGGAATTCTTCTGGCTGGTGCTGCTCGATGGTCTTGGCCGATATCGCCCGCCGGCATTTCTTTCGCCAGTCACCGCGGCGCGAAAGACAAGGCCGGAGACCGGAGGCGCTGAACCGGAAGCGGCGATCACGGGCTGACACGCCGCGCCGAGCGTCCCCTTTCATTTAACATAATATATATTATCGGACTTCGAGATGAGCAGCAGGGCGGCGAATATAACTCCCCTTCAGGATATCATGGCGCGGCTGCGTGATCCGGAGCACGGTTGTCCGTGGGACGTCGCACAGGACTTCGCTTCGATCGCGCCGTACACGATCGAGGAAGCCTATGAAGTCGCGGACGCGATCCAGCGGGATGACATGGCCGGACTCAAGGACGAGCTTGGCGACCTGCTGCTTCAGGTGGTGTTCCACAGCCGGATGGCTCAGGAAGCCGGATCGTTCGACTTATCCGACGTCATCACAGTGATTTGCGAGAAGATGGTGAGACGTCATCCTCATGTGTTCGGTGATGGCGGCGCATCGCCCGGCTGGGACGAGATCAAGGCGGCGGAACGCGCGGAGAAAGATGACGGCGATCATTCGGCGCTGGCCGGCGTTGCGGTGGCATTGCCGGCGCTGGCCCGCGCCGAGAAGCTTCAGAAACGCGCCGCGCGCGTGGGCTTCGACTGGGACAATGTCGAAGATGTCCGTAACAAGATACTGGAAGAAATGGAGGAAGTCTCCCACGCCGTCGGCTCGGAGGCGCTTGAGGAAGAGATAGGCGACCTGCTGTTCGCGGTGACCAATCTCGCTCGCCATCACAGAGTCGATCCCGAAACGGCGCTCCGGCGCGCCAACGTCAAGTTCGAGCGCCGCTTCCGTGCCATGGAGGCCATGGCCGGCACCGATTTTCCCGCGCTTGCGCTGGATGACCAGGAAGCGCTCTGGCAAGCCGTGAAAGCAGCGGAGAAGTCGGCCGGACGCGACTGACCGGGCTTCCCCGGCCGACCTGCCGGCGCAATCTCATTGAGCGAGCTCGGCGCAGCCAGCCGCTGTTTTAAGCCTTGGAAGACCTGAAAGGGCGCCCTTCCCCTCCCCGCGCCCGGTGCTTGCGGGCGCAGCGACGGTCTCAGCCCCCATGGAGGCGAAGGAAGCGCTCATGGTCGGCGGGCGCGATGCGGACCGACACATGCACCGTTGCGGTTTCGCCCGACGTATCGTGCTCTTCCAGGAGCACGTCACCATGCGCATGGAGCCAGGCAAGCGCGGCGCCATTTCCGCCGTCCAGCGTGATCTCGTAACGGCGATGGCCTTTCGCCAGTATATCCGAGAGCATGCGCCGCAACGCGTCCACCCCCTCCCCGGTCAGCGCCGAGACGATGGCGACATTGCCCTCCTGCTCGGCGCGAGCGCGCACGGCGGCAAGGCGCTCCGGGTCCTCGATCAGGTCAGCCTTGTTCCATATCTCGATGATGGGCGCGACCGGCCCCGCTCCTTCATGCGCCGCGTCCGGCGCTTCCGCCTTCCCGGCCGACCCGTCCTCGTCCGCCGGTGCGGCACCAAGATCGGCGAGAACATCGAGAACGTCCGCTTTCTGCGCCTCGGTATCGGGATGCGCGATGTCCCGCACATGGAGGATGAGGTCGGCCGACAGCACTTCCTCCAGCGTCGCGCGAAAAGCGGCGATGAGCTGGTGCGGCAGATCCGACACGAAACCCACCGTATCGGAGAGGATCGCCTTGTCGATGCCCGGCAGGCTGATCTGGCGCATGGTGGGATCGAGCGTGGCGAACAGCATGTCCTGCGCCATGACATCTGCGCCCGTCAGCCGATTGAAAAGAGTTGATTTTCCGGCGTTGGTATAGCCCACGAGCGCGATCACCGGCCAGGGTGCGCGCTGACGTCGGGCCCGGTGCAAGCCGCGCGTGCGCGTTACCTGATCCAGCTCGCGCCGGATGCGGGCCATGCGATCGCGGATCATGCGCCGGTCCGCCTCGATCTGCGTCTCGCCGGGACCACCAAGGAACCCGAAGCCGCCGCGCTGACGCTCAAGATGCGTCCAGCTGCGCACTAGGCGGCCGGCCTGATAATCGAGATGGGCAAGCTCGACCTGGAGCCGGCCTTCCGCCGTCGCCGCGCGTTCGCCGAAAATCTCCAGGATGAGCCCGGTGCGATCGATGACTTTCGCGGACCAGGCTTTCTCCAGATTACTTTGCTGGACCGGCGTCAGATTATTGTCGACGACGACCAGCTCGGCCTCCGCCTGTGCGACCAGCGCGCCGATCTCCTCGACCTGACCGGAGCCGAACAGGGCGGCCGGTCGCGACTGGCGGACGCGCCACACGCCTGTCTCCACGACGTCCAGCCCGATGGCCAGCGCAAGGCCACGCGCTTCCTCGAGGCGTGCGGAGACGTCGCGCCGCTGCCGCCCGCCAAGGTCGGCATGCACGACGACAGCCCGCGCCCCGCGCGCGACCTCTTCACGTTCTGTGAAATGGGCGATGGTTCAGACTCGCCGGTCAGTCTTCGTCATCGTCGCTCTCCCCGGAGAGATCGAGCGGATGCGCCGGCTGAACCGTTGAAATGGCATGCTTGTAGACGAGCTGGACAAGACCATCGCGCTGGAGAAGCATGCAGAACAGGTCGAAAGCGGAAATCTCGCCCTGAAGCATGACGCCGTTCACGAGGAACATCGTCACCGGCTCGCCGGACTTGTGAACCGCCGAAAGGAAAATCTCCTGCAGCAGCTTGGGCTTGCGCTCATTCGCAGAAAAGGCGGACTCGATTTTCGAAAGATCGAGCGGATGCGCCGGCATGACAGTGGAGATTGCGTGTTTGTAGACCAGCTGGGTCTGACCGTCCCGGCGCAGCAGCACGGAGAAGTTGTCGAACCAGGTCACGATGCCCTGAAGCTTAACGCCCTTCACGAGAAACATCGTCACCGGAGTCTTGCTCTTGCGGAGACTGTTGAGAAAAATGTCCTGAAGATTGTTGAGTTTATCGGCCATTTTTAACTCCTGTTATTGGCGGGTCGCTGCCCGCATCGCGTCCAGTCTGAACGTCGATTGCCCCACCCTGCGTGGGGACGGCTGGAAACCTAGGCGATTCCCCAGGGGAAATCCAGCCATAGCCTGCTGCAATGCACAAAAGCCATTCATGACAGCCGTCCCCCAGGCCAGCGGCTCATTCCGTCGATCGCGCGCAAGGCGCGAGGCGTTTCCCGCGCCTCAGTCCCTGCCCTCGCCGAGCCCAAGCGACTTGAGCTTGCGGTGAAGCGCGGAGCGCTCCATGCCGATGAACGCGGCGGTGCGCGAGATGTTCCCCGAAAACCGCTTGATCTGGATGCGCAGATATTCGCGCTCGAAGTTCTCGCGCGCCTCGCGCAAGGGGGCGCCCATGATCGCGCTCGAAAGCCCCAGATCATCGCTGCCGCCTGTCGCGTCGACCGGTAGCATGTCGAGCTCGATCACGCCGCCGGGCTGCATCGGCGCCAGGATGATGGTGCGCTCCACGACATTGCGGAGCTGCCGCACATTGCCAGGCCAGTCCCCCGATTGCAGCGCCGCCATGGTGTTGGGCGCCATGACCGGGGCCGGCATGCCGCGCTCTGCCGCGAAACGGGCCAGATAATGCTCGACCAACCCGGGAATATCATCCCGGCGGTCTGCCAGCGGGGGAATGACGAGCGGCACCACGTTCAGGCGGTAATAGAGATCCTCGCGGAAACGCCGCTCCTCGATCTCCTCCTTGAGATCGCGGGCGGTCGAGGAAATCACGCGGATGTCCACCTTCACTTGCCGCTGGCCGCCAATGCGCGTGAAGCTCTGGTCAGTCAGCACGCGCAGGATCTTGCCCTGGGTGGTCAGCGGCATGTCCGCGATCTCGTCCAGGAACAATGTGCCGCCATGCGCCTGCTCGAGAAGGCCGGGCCGAATGATGCCCTCCGGCGTCTCGACGCCGAACAGCGCTTCCTCGGCTCGCTCAGGCTCGATGCGGGCGGCCGTGACGATGACGAACGGACCGTCCGCCCGGCCGGACCAGTTGTGGAGCATCCGGGCAGCGACTTCCTTGCCCACGCCGGCAGGGCCGCAGATCAGCACGCGGCTCCCGGTGCCCGCAACCTTCTTGATAGTGGCGCGCACCGAATTGATGGCATTGCTGG
Proteins encoded:
- the hflX gene encoding GTPase HflX, which encodes MHADLGGRQRRDVSARLEEARGLALAIGLDVVETGVWRVRQSRPAALFGSGQVEEIGALVAQAEAELVVVDNNLTPVQQSNLEKAWSAKVIDRTGLILEIFGERAATAEGRLQVELAHLDYQAGRLVRSWTHLERQRGGFGFLGGPGETQIEADRRMIRDRMARIRRELDQVTRTRGLHRARRQRAPWPVIALVGYTNAGKSTLFNRLTGADVMAQDMLFATLDPTMRQISLPGIDKAILSDTVGFVSDLPHQLIAAFRATLEEVLSADLILHVRDIAHPDTEAQKADVLDVLADLGAAPADEDGSAGKAEAPDAAHEGAGPVAPIIEIWNKADLIEDPERLAAVRARAEQEGNVAIVSALTGEGVDALRRMLSDILAKGHRRYEITLDGGNGAALAWLHAHGDVLLEEHDTSGETATVHVSVRIAPADHERFLRLHGG
- the hfq gene encoding RNA chaperone Hfq; this translates as MADKLNNLQDIFLNSLRKSKTPVTMFLVKGVKLQGIVTWFDNFSVLLRRDGQTQLVYKHAISTVMPAHPLDLSKIESAFSANERKPKLLQEIFLSAVHKSGEPVTMFLVNGVMLQGEISAFDLFCMLLQRDGLVQLVYKHAISTVQPAHPLDLSGESDDDED
- a CDS encoding sigma-54-dependent transcriptional regulator, giving the protein MALDVLIVDDEADIRELVAGVLEDEGFETRLAASSDEALEALAARRPSLVLLDVWLQGSRLDGLELLEEIKQRDATIPVLMISGHGNIDTAVAAIRKGAVDFIEKPFESDRLLHIVGRATETERLRRENQVLRARFGQEEELTGTSNAINSVRATIKKVAGTGSRVLICGPAGVGKEVAARMLHNWSGRADGPFVIVTAARIEPERAEEALFGVETPEGIIRPGLLEQAHGGTLFLDEIADMPLTTQGKILRVLTDQSFTRIGGQRQVKVDIRVISSTARDLKEEIEERRFREDLYYRLNVVPLVIPPLADRRDDIPGLVEHYLARFAAERGMPAPVMAPNTMAALQSGDWPGNVRQLRNVVERTIILAPMQPGGVIELDMLPVDATGGSDDLGLSSAIMGAPLREARENFEREYLRIQIKRFSGNISRTAAFIGMERSALHRKLKSLGLGEGRD
- the mazG gene encoding nucleoside triphosphate pyrophosphohydrolase — encoded protein: MSSRAANITPLQDIMARLRDPEHGCPWDVAQDFASIAPYTIEEAYEVADAIQRDDMAGLKDELGDLLLQVVFHSRMAQEAGSFDLSDVITVICEKMVRRHPHVFGDGGASPGWDEIKAAERAEKDDGDHSALAGVAVALPALARAEKLQKRAARVGFDWDNVEDVRNKILEEMEEVSHAVGSEALEEEIGDLLFAVTNLARHHRVDPETALRRANVKFERRFRAMEAMAGTDFPALALDDQEALWQAVKAAEKSAGRD
- a CDS encoding WecB/TagA/CpsF family glycosyltransferase translates to MAPPRGEAVWRQARLLNVWIDDLSVQELVERLDNDVLFTVNSDHLYQLQRNPEFAAAYADATIVSCDSKYVRGGVLALGRGPMRKACGSDIVPAYWQHHASNPDVRMFLLGAKPGVAAMAQARINRLAGRDIVVGAHGPSMNFVNDEAECATAIEMINASGATCLVVGLGAPKQEIWISKHRHRMPGVKVFMGVGATIDYEAEAVVRAPKWVRAIAMEWLHRVLSDPKRYAMRYLRNTEFFWLVLLDGLGRYRPPAFLSPVTAARKTRPETGGAEPEAAITG
- a CDS encoding carbon-nitrogen hydrolase family protein — its product is MRIALFQMNAGIDPQANASALVAGIKEAARGGAGILFTPEMSGCLDRDRQRSGSVIVHEEQDAVLSAVRAAAQQAGIWIHLGSLAIADEGQPDKRRNRGYLIDPAGNIRARYDKIHLFDVDLPTGESWRESNSYVAGEQPVATQTPWGRLGLTICYDLRFPALFGTLSDAGADIISVPAAFTVPTGEAHWHVLLRARAIESASFIVAAAQCGRHEDGRHTYGHSLVVDPWGTVLLDAGQTTGIHYVDLTLGRLEDVRTRIPALRHRKPIGDVVIS
- a CDS encoding DUF1178 family protein, with the translated sequence MISFDLQCSGNHIFEGWFRSGADYEEQRRAGQIHCPTCGCPTISKAVMAPAVAMKGNRHSDLAGRSDKQPAVPQDPQAHAERVQHLLDALASAQAEMLKESRWVGADFAEQARAIHYGEAEPAILHGVAKPADAKEMMEEGIPIAPLLVPIAPPDELH
- the grxC gene encoding glutaredoxin 3 — protein: MHQVEIYTRAFCGYCARALALLRDKGVAFEEYDITMGGPGRAEMIQRANGRATVPQIFIDGQHVGGCDDLMALEASGKLDERLGL